The Armatimonadota bacterium genome segment GTCACGGCGGCATACACGTCGTGGAGCTTGCGTTCGACCCAGGAGTCGACCGCGAACACCACGTCGGCGTACTCGCAGGTGGCGGTCCAGAACCAGTCCGCCACCACCACCATTTCCACCTTCGGGAGGGTGTTCACCACGAGGTTGTACGCCCACTTGGCGTTGCCGAGGATGGAGTTCGTGTTGGCCCACAGGGCAGCCTTCGTCGGGGTCGGCATGTGGGTCTTCCCGGTAAATTGCTTGCGGCCCACCCGCAGCGGCCGGTCGTCGTAGTTGAAGAAGTGCGCCGACTCGCCCCTCCAGTACGCCCGGACGCGGGCTGCCCGGTCAGGGTCGAGCTCCGGATGGAAGGGGTCCTCGTGGATGTACTGGACGATGCCGGGAAGTAAGGCCAAGCGGTAGTTGCCCGCGTAGCTCCCCACCGTGCCCCCGAAGTGGCCGACGTTGTTGCTGAGAGCCGCCACCAGGATGATGGCGCGGTCCTTCAGATCGGCGTTGAAGAAGTGGTTGGGGCCCATGCCGGTCACGAACAGGGTCTTCGCCTTGTTCTGGGCGATCTGGCGTGCCAGGTTCACCACGGCCTGTGGCGGGGCTCCGGTGATCCGGCTGGCGTTCTCCGGTGTCCACGTGTCCAGGAGGTACTGCTTCAGGAGGTCGAACACAGGCCGCACGGCCACCCGCCTCCCGTCCCGGAGCGTTACCTGGAACTCTCCTTCGAGGGCCGGGTCGAGCCCCGTGGCTGCGAAGTGACGGCCCACCTGGTCGCGGGTGACCGGTTTCGGGGAGTTGGTCCTGCGGTCCCACACCACGAAGTCGTCCCACTCCTCCCGCAGGGCTTGAGGAATGAGCTGCGCCTCTTGCTCCGCGGGCGGGGGGATGGGTTCGCCGGGCTGCAGGACCCGGGTGCCGTTCCGTAAGGGTGCGGGCCGGTGGTCCGAGAACACGTCCCGGGCCCGCAGCTCCTTGAGTGTGTCCATGCGGACCAGGAGCGGCAGGTCCGTGAACTGCTTGACGAAGTCCTCGTCGTACAGCCGCTCGCGAAGGAGGACCTGTGCTAGGCCCAGGGCGAAGGCGGGGTCGGTGCCCGGCCGGATCACGATCACCTCGTCCGCCTTGGAGCTGCTGGACTGGTACTCGGGGGCGATGGTGACCACGCGGGCGCCGTGCAGCTTGGCCTCCGTGAGCCAGTGGCCGTCCGGCATCTTGGTGGCGATCCAGTTCTTGCCCCACAGAAGAATCAGGCGCGCGTTCTCCGCGGTATACAGGTCGAAGTCCAGGGTCTGCTGCCCCGTGACCATGGGGTGTCCAGGGGGTAGGTCGGTGTGCCAAGCGTAGTTGTCCCAGCCGCGGCCGCCCTTGGCCTCCTCCGGCCCCACCTTGCGGACGTAGGCGTCCAGCAGGGCGACCATATTGGCCATGCGGTACAATCCCCCAGTGCGGAACGGCGCGATGAAGGGCATCCCACCTCGGAACTTGAGCGTGCGGGTGCCGGCCCCTTCCATGGCCTCCACCATGTCGGGGTCGTAGCCCTGTCGCAGGAGCCGCTGTCTGCCGACCTCCCCGGAGTACGTCTGCGCGATGTTCAGCAGTGCCTTCGCCACGTACGTGAACGCCTCGTCCCAGCTCACCCGGACGAACTCCTCCTTGCCGCGTCCCTCGAAGTAGCCCGCGGGCGGCGCGCCTGTTTCGGGGTCACGGGGGAACCCTGCGTCCACCCACTCCTTGAAGCCCTTGCGGACCATGGGGCCCTTGACGCGGCGGTCGGAGTAGAACCGCCGCACGTACGCGAGCCCGCTGATGCAGATGCGCGGGTCCCACCGGGCGGAAGCCTGGTTGCCGTACAGGTCCGTGGCTTTGCCGTAGCCGAAGCTGGGGTCCGCGTACACCACCACGCCGTTTTTCACGCTGGCCCGCAGCAGGCACCCGTGGGTGTCGTTGGGCGCGCACAGGTAGTGGAAGGTCAGTTCGGGGGTGTACAGCTCCCGGTAGACCTTCTCCCAGTCCCGGTTGGGGTACTTCTGCAAGGGGTTCGTGCCGGGCTCGAGGGGCTGCAGCACGGAGAAGCTGAGCAGTTCGTCCGGAAGCTCGAGTCCCGCAAGGGCTGCCGCAGCGGCCGGAAGGCTGGCCAGGAACTCCCGGCGGGTCAGGCGAAACGTCGGACCCAACGGACCCACCTCCTTCCGCGAGGCCTCGAAAGCACGATAGGCAGCGTGCCGCACCGTGCAGGCACACTACCCGACCGATCCTGCGGACTTTTTCTGTCCGTACCTGCTTGATACCCCATCGGGAGGTGTAGATCCATCGGTTCTCGACCCGATGGGGTATCGGGTGTAGGCCCGAACTTCAGAGAAATCTCCGGCCTACGAGGAAAGTAGTTGCCCTCAGCCCTGCCCGGGCCCCCAGGTACAGGCCCAGGGCGTAGATCCAGCCGTCCACCCGGAGGGTGGCCACCGCGCTCCAGAAGCCGGAGACGTTGCAGCCGATGGCTACCCACACCGCCACGCCCATGCCCACCCCGCCCAGGAATCCCGTGAGCGCCTCCCGCATCCGCCACGCCCGGAACCCCGCGAATTCCCCGGCCAGCAGGGCTCCGGTGAGGGCCCCCAGGATGAGGCCCACGTCCAGGTGGAATCCCGGATCGAGGGCCGGGATGCGCATCCCCCAGTACCGGGCCCACGGAAGGTCCCGGACCCCGGGATCCACGGTTCCGGCTGCCCACAGCACGAACCGCGCCAGGGGCAGCTGCACGCCCAGGGCGGAGTGGTACGCGAACTGGATCACGAAGAGGAGGGCAAACGCGGTCCCGCCCACCCATGCGGGCCAGGGGTGCTCGAAGACCCGTTCCAGGAAGGTTCCCGGGTTGGCGGCAGAAGGCACGGGGCTGGGCCGTGGCCCGAGGCGCAGGTACAGAACGCTCAGGGCGGCCAGGTTGAGGACAGTGGCAGGCCCCAGGCCGATGAGGTCCGGAAGGAAGATCCGCCACCCCTGATCCAGGAGCCGTTCCGTGAGGGGCCACGTATAGGCGGCACCGAGGCCGTTCCCTACGAGGATTCCCAGAAAAGCCGCGAGGCTCTTGGACTGTCCCGTGCCCAGGCGGTACAGGGTTCCCGTCATACATCCGCCTGCGAAGGGCATGGAGAACCCGAAGAGGGCAGATCCCACCAGGGTGTGCAGGCCGAAGGGGATGCGGGGGGGACGATTCCACCCCAGTGCCATCACCAGCGCGGAGCCCGCGGACGCCACGGCCAGGCCCAGGAGGATGCCCCGCAGGAGTTCCCGGTTTCCGTAGAAAGCGGAGGCAAAGCACAGCCTGGTACGCTGCAGCACGAAGCCGTAGCCCAGCCCCAGGAGGAGCAGCACCGCCGCGGCCTGCAGGCCCTGCGTCCAGGCCAGTCCCGCCGTGACCGCGGTTAGGGCCACCACCGCCGCGGCGGCACCCAGGTTCATCCGGTCACTCCTCCACGATGAACTCCCCGTACATGGTGGCGTCGTGCCCCGGTACCGTGCACACATACCGGTACCGGCCCGGCCGATCCGGTACGAACCGGATCTCCTCCCGCTCCCCCGGGCCCAGCACCCGGGTCCTCGCGCCGGAGAAGACCGGCTCCAGATACGGGGCCCGCTCCCGCGGGCCCACCACCCAGAGGTCGTGCTGCAGGCTATCCCGGTTCTCCAGCATCAGCCGCACCGGCCGTCCCACTCTGACCCGGAGAAGGGGGCCGGGGATGCGGCCTCCGAACCGCATCCCCGGATCTGCGGTCACCACGAGAACCTGTTCCCCTACCGATGCGCGGCTCCGAACCTGGCAGCCCGTGAGGAGAGCCGCGAGGAGGATCACACAGGCGTTCCCGATCAGCCGTAGGCGGCCCGCAGGATCCCGTACTCCCACCGTTTCCGATCCTCCACGTGCTTGGGGCTGGCGGGTGCGGTTCGGCTGCGAGCTCCCACGGGCCGTCCCTCCCGGTCCCACGCGGCCTCCACGAAGAGGGCCTCCCGGCGCGAGACGTACGGCCAGCACTGGTTGAACACAGGGTCGGGCTCTCCCCGGTCGCGGCCCAGGGCCCGGGCGATGGCGTAGGCGGCGTTGCGGCCCTGCAGGAAAGCCGTGAACGCGCTCTTGGTGTACGGGGAGGCGGCCACGTCGCCCATGGCGTACACGTTCTCGTGGCTGCGGCTGCGCCAGGTGGCGGGGTCGATGGGGATGAAGGGCGCTCCCAGCCCCGCCTCCTCCACAAAGAGCGGCGCCCGCTGGGACGGGATCACGCTCGCGAGGTCGAACCGCTGCCGCTCGCCCCGGTCGGAGATCAGGGTTCGGGTGGCGGGGTCCAGCTCCACCACCTTGAAACTGGGCTTGTAGACGATGCCCTTCTCGGAGAGCACCCGGCGCCACAGGTCCGCGAGGGCCGGCGGTTGGGGCCGGTCGCTGCTGTCGAGCACCACCACCTCCGCCCGGATCCCCTTGTTCCTCCAGTATTCCTGCACCAGGCACGCGATCTCGTAGGGGCCGGGTGGGCACTTGTAGGGCGGAGGAGGTACCGCGATGACGAACGTGCCGCCCCGGAACGCTTCCACGGCCCGGCGGAGCTCCAGGGTTCCCGCCCAGGTCCACGCATGCGGGCTCAGCCTGCGGTTCTCCAGGAGGTTGCGGATCTCGTCCTCCGCGGGCACCAGACCCGTGGCCACCGCGAGCACCGTGTACTCGATAAAGCCCTGGGGCGTGATCACCCGGTTGTCCCGCAGGCGCAGCCCTGTAACGGGTGCCCGGATGACCTGGATCCCGTCCCGCTGGAGCCCCTCGAAGGTCACCGTGACCTTTCGGGGATCCTCCAGTCCCACGATGTAGTCCACGTGGGAGGGCCCGGACACATAGCTGGGATTGCGCTCCAGCACCACCACCTCCACGTCCGGGGCCAGCTTGCGCAGGGTCCGGGCGCACATGGCGCCGCTGATTCCTGCCCCCACGATCACCACCCGGCGGGTGGGGCGAGGGAGGATGGGCCGGCTGGGCTCCTGCGCCACGGCCCAGCCCAAGAACTCCTCCCCAAAGCTTCCCGTGGCCGCGGCCAGGGTGGCCCCACCCAGGACCTTGAGGACCTGCCTTCGCGTGAGCCGATCCATGCTTCACCCCCTTAGGTACACGTGGCGATGTAGTTCAGGACTTCGGGTGTGGCGATGACCTGATAGGAGAAGACAAGATCCTGCCCTTCCGCCACCAGGTATCGGTCCTCGTAGTCCGTGAGGTGCAGTTCCAAGGCAGTGCGGTCGGAGGAGGTCACCAGGCAGCTTTCGGGTCTGCACCGGCTCTCTAGGGAGGCCCGTCCGTCCCGCACCTCCAGGTAGTCCCGGGTCCTCAACACGCCCACGGTTCCCTTCCCAGCACGCACCTCCACCCGGAGGATGGTGCCGGGCACGAGCTGGTAGACGGGAAGCAACAGCCGCGTGCCCCGTATCTGAACCGTGCCCTGGTTGCGCACAAGGTTCTGGCCCCTGCGCAATCGGGCCATGGACTCCTCGACGGTGCCGGGCTCGTACCGGAGGACGGTCTCCCCGGGCTGCAGGTGACGGAGGCGTACATAGAACGTACTCCCCGAGTCGCTCGCGAGCGGGTAGCGGAGGGCTTTCATGTGGGTGAACACCCGGGCGGTGCGGGGGATCTGCCCAGATCGGAACTGCGCGAGCTCGTTCGCGTCTCCCGTGTGCTCGTAGATCACCACCTCCACGAGTCCCTGGGTGTGCACCTCCAGCACTGTGCGCTCCCCCGGTCGCACCACCCGCTCTTGCACGGTATCTTCCCGGAAGACCAGGGTCTGCGCCCGGGCCTCCCCCCCTGAACCCTCTCCCCCGGAGAGGAGCATCTGGGACGCGAGGAACCCGTTGAGCAGCAGCGCCAGGAGAAAAGCGGGCCACCGCACCATGGTCCTCCCTCCTTAGCCTTAGCGCATCCGGCGGATCCGGAACCGGTAGATCCCGTCCTGCCTCCCCAGGGGCTCGACCTCGTGGCCTGCCAGGTGGGCCCAGTTCCGGAGGTCGGCTTCGGCCTGGGGATCCGTTGCGAGCACCTCCAGCACCTGCCCAACGTGAAGGCCGCGGAGAGCTTCCTGGGTCTTCAAAAGCGGCAGGGGGCACAGCAGCCCCCGACAGTCCAGGACCGCGTCCGCGGGCCTTTCCGCCTCGGGTGCGGCCTTTTCCGGGATGTCCGTGCGCATGGGGCAACCCTCCAGGGAAACCTCGGTGTTTCGTACGGGATATCCGGGAAAGCGGGGGTGAGGCTAGGCGCGAAGCCCCTGCCCCCGCACAGGACAGATACACTGGCGGGGCGCGAAGAAGACCGTCACCTGTCGCCGGCTCACGATCCTAAGTTTACCGGGGGCCCCCGGGGAAGGGCAAGGCGGAAGTACAATGGGGGTGCATGGCGCCTGCGGACGTGGTCATCATCGGCGGCGGGTGCATGGGAGCCAGCGTGGCCTTCCACCTGGCACGTCGCCTGCAGGGCAAGGTCCTTCTCCTCGAGCGGGACCGGGTAGGGATGGGGCCCACCGGCCGCACGGTGGGGATCATCCGGCTGCACTACTCCCACGAACCCCTCATCGCGCTTGCCCTGCGCAGCCTGGACGCGTTTGCACACTTCGGGATCCTCACGGGTCGCAGCGCGGACTTCACCCGCACGGGATTTTTGCTGCTGGTTCCGGAGGGGGAGTGGGAGGGGCTACTGGCCAACGTAGCGTTGCAGCGACGCCTGGGAGCCCGGGTGGAGCTCCTCACCGCGGAGGAAGTGGTCCGGATGGACCCCAGGCTGAGCCCGGAGGGGATCGCGGGCGGAGCGTACGAGCCGGAGAGCGGGTTCGCGGACGGATACGCAACCGCGACGGGCTTTGCGGCCGCAGCCCGGGAACGGGGCGTGGAGATCGAAGAGGGGGTCCGGGCGGAATCCCTCGAGGTGCGGAACGGAAGGATCGTGGGCGTGCAGACCTCCCGGGGAGCGGTGGGCACCGAAAGGGTTCTCGTGGCCGCGGGGCCATGGAGCGTGGATCTCCTGCGGCCCCTC includes the following:
- a CDS encoding molybdopterin-dependent oxidoreductase; amino-acid sequence: MGPTFRLTRREFLASLPAAAAALAGLELPDELLSFSVLQPLEPGTNPLQKYPNRDWEKVYRELYTPELTFHYLCAPNDTHGCLLRASVKNGVVVYADPSFGYGKATDLYGNQASARWDPRICISGLAYVRRFYSDRRVKGPMVRKGFKEWVDAGFPRDPETGAPPAGYFEGRGKEEFVRVSWDEAFTYVAKALLNIAQTYSGEVGRQRLLRQGYDPDMVEAMEGAGTRTLKFRGGMPFIAPFRTGGLYRMANMVALLDAYVRKVGPEEAKGGRGWDNYAWHTDLPPGHPMVTGQQTLDFDLYTAENARLILLWGKNWIATKMPDGHWLTEAKLHGARVVTIAPEYQSSSSKADEVIVIRPGTDPAFALGLAQVLLRERLYDEDFVKQFTDLPLLVRMDTLKELRARDVFSDHRPAPLRNGTRVLQPGEPIPPPAEQEAQLIPQALREEWDDFVVWDRRTNSPKPVTRDQVGRHFAATGLDPALEGEFQVTLRDGRRVAVRPVFDLLKQYLLDTWTPENASRITGAPPQAVVNLARQIAQNKAKTLFVTGMGPNHFFNADLKDRAIILVAALSNNVGHFGGTVGSYAGNYRLALLPGIVQYIHEDPFHPELDPDRAARVRAYWRGESAHFFNYDDRPLRVGRKQFTGKTHMPTPTKAALWANTNSILGNAKWAYNLVVNTLPKVEMVVVADWFWTATCEYADVVFAVDSWVERKLHDVYAAVTNPFLQAWPPSPLPRLFDTRDDLECWAGVAGKLAELTGDRRFRDYWHFVLTGKPEVYIDRVFRAGNTTRGYTYRQLLESCRNGTPLYLLTRTSPRVVGWEQTQESKPWYTKTGRLEFYREEDEFLEHGENLPVHREPVDGTHHEPNVIVAKPHPALRPAPPEAYGLRTEDLRTEVRQVRNVIRSPEEVVASRHPLRKIGYTHVLITPKYRHACHSTGASTDLDVVFWGPFGDFYRHDRRKPWVSEGYIDLNPEDARRLGIADGDYVWCEADPQDRPFVGYERRPEERRIFRWLVRARYYPSIMQGTGRAWFHFYVATHGSVEGHEKRRDGLAKNPRTNYQAAYRYGSHQSVTRAWLRPTLLTDSLVRKETIGQVLATGFSLDVHGAIGAPKESYVRIRRAESGGEDGKGLWAPAAQGFRPRFESEAVRRYLAGEFIVLKRR
- a CDS encoding YeeE/YedE family protein, translating into MNLGAAAAVVALTAVTAGLAWTQGLQAAAVLLLLGLGYGFVLQRTRLCFASAFYGNRELLRGILLGLAVASAGSALVMALGWNRPPRIPFGLHTLVGSALFGFSMPFAGGCMTGTLYRLGTGQSKSLAAFLGILVGNGLGAAYTWPLTERLLDQGWRIFLPDLIGLGPATVLNLAALSVLYLRLGPRPSPVPSAANPGTFLERVFEHPWPAWVGGTAFALLFVIQFAYHSALGVQLPLARFVLWAAGTVDPGVRDLPWARYWGMRIPALDPGFHLDVGLILGALTGALLAGEFAGFRAWRMREALTGFLGGVGMGVAVWVAIGCNVSGFWSAVATLRVDGWIYALGLYLGARAGLRATTFLVGRRFL
- a CDS encoding plastocyanin/azurin family copper-binding protein is translated as MGVRDPAGRLRLIGNACVILLAALLTGCQVRSRASVGEQVLVVTADPGMRFGGRIPGPLLRVRVGRPVRLMLENRDSLQHDLWVVGPRERAPYLEPVFSGARTRVLGPGEREEIRFVPDRPGRYRYVCTVPGHDATMYGEFIVEE
- a CDS encoding NAD(P)/FAD-dependent oxidoreductase, with amino-acid sequence MDRLTRRQVLKVLGGATLAAATGSFGEEFLGWAVAQEPSRPILPRPTRRVVIVGAGISGAMCARTLRKLAPDVEVVVLERNPSYVSGPSHVDYIVGLEDPRKVTVTFEGLQRDGIQVIRAPVTGLRLRDNRVITPQGFIEYTVLAVATGLVPAEDEIRNLLENRRLSPHAWTWAGTLELRRAVEAFRGGTFVIAVPPPPYKCPPGPYEIACLVQEYWRNKGIRAEVVVLDSSDRPQPPALADLWRRVLSEKGIVYKPSFKVVELDPATRTLISDRGERQRFDLASVIPSQRAPLFVEEAGLGAPFIPIDPATWRSRSHENVYAMGDVAASPYTKSAFTAFLQGRNAAYAIARALGRDRGEPDPVFNQCWPYVSRREALFVEAAWDREGRPVGARSRTAPASPKHVEDRKRWEYGILRAAYG
- a CDS encoding sulfurtransferase TusA family protein, which gives rise to MRTDIPEKAAPEAERPADAVLDCRGLLCPLPLLKTQEALRGLHVGQVLEVLATDPQAEADLRNWAHLAGHEVEPLGRQDGIYRFRIRRMR
- a CDS encoding FAD-binding oxidoreductase; translated protein: MAPADVVIIGGGCMGASVAFHLARRLQGKVLLLERDRVGMGPTGRTVGIIRLHYSHEPLIALALRSLDAFAHFGILTGRSADFTRTGFLLLVPEGEWEGLLANVALQRRLGARVELLTAEEVVRMDPRLSPEGIAGGAYEPESGFADGYATATGFAAAARERGVEIEEGVRAESLEVRNGRIVGVQTSRGAVGTERVLVAAGPWSVDLLRPLGIELPIVAAREQVVHLAPPQAFGPLRVVLEDLALGFYARPETGGTVLAGVLEEEPEEIVNPDGFHPGVDLHFVERVARVWSARFPQARESHFLGGYASLYDVTPDWQPILGPVEGIEGLYLAAGFSGHGFKLSPALGEELSRWLVGEEPTVDLAAFSLRRFREGKLLRGRHRKGLLG